From Heliomicrobium modesticaldum Ice1, a single genomic window includes:
- a CDS encoding MBL fold metallo-hydrolase, with product MPGPLTTQYGGNTACVQVRIGERDFIIDAGSGLYHLGQALLKNNSGPIRGAFLISHIHWDHIQGFPFFGPAFADQNRFALYGQAKLGRTFADLFRGQMQPPYFPVLLEAMGAQLDFHDLSGGEVLDFDDGITVRTVLTNHPDGCLAYRIEQGGRSCCYLSDTEHCASVDPVLKAFIAGADLVIYDACYTDEEYKGEGLQPSRKGWGHSTWQEGVKLMQAAGAKTLVLFHHAVERTDADMQRIEEMAKAAYPDCLAAREGMTIRL from the coding sequence GTGCCGGGACCATTGACGACTCAATACGGCGGCAACACCGCCTGCGTCCAGGTGCGGATCGGTGAGCGCGACTTTATCATTGATGCGGGATCCGGTCTCTACCATTTGGGACAGGCCTTGCTCAAAAACAACAGCGGACCGATCCGGGGCGCCTTTCTCATCTCTCACATCCACTGGGATCACATCCAGGGCTTTCCCTTCTTTGGGCCTGCTTTCGCTGACCAAAACCGCTTCGCCCTCTATGGTCAGGCGAAGTTGGGACGCACCTTTGCCGATCTGTTTCGGGGGCAGATGCAGCCCCCGTATTTTCCAGTCCTCTTGGAAGCGATGGGGGCGCAACTGGATTTTCACGACCTGTCCGGCGGCGAAGTGCTTGACTTTGACGATGGGATCACTGTGCGGACGGTCTTGACCAACCACCCCGATGGCTGCCTTGCTTACCGGATTGAGCAGGGCGGCCGTTCTTGCTGTTATCTGAGCGACACGGAACACTGCGCCTCGGTAGACCCGGTGCTGAAAGCTTTCATCGCCGGCGCTGACTTGGTCATCTACGACGCCTGTTACACTGATGAGGAATACAAGGGTGAAGGGTTGCAACCGTCTCGGAAGGGCTGGGGGCATTCTACCTGGCAAGAAGGCGTCAAACTGATGCAGGCGGCTGGGGCCAAGACCTTAGTCCTCTTCCATCATGCCGTTGAACGAACCGACGCCGATATGCAGCGGATCGAAGAAATGGCGAAGGCAGCCTACCCCGATTGTCTGGCGGCGCGGGAAGGGATGACGATCCGCCTGTAG
- the lysA gene encoding diaminopimelate decarboxylase, translated as MKLHGTATINERGNLAIGGCDATDLIKEFGSPLYVMDEAHLRENCRKYYQAFSASGAGEVLFASKAFMTMAMCRLVEQEGLGLDVVSGGELYTARRAGFPMEKVYFHGNNKTPAELRQAIEYGVGHIVVDNLYEADLLNAIAGETGALVRVLLRITPGIDCHTHEFVRTGQIDSKFGFTLPTGQALAGVKAVLERGNLIYDGLHCHIGSQIFELESFGYAAEVMMTFIDEIRRETGVETAILNLGGGFGIRYTEADTPGDVAEYARIVLSAVALEAEKRGLPTPKVLVEPGRSIVATAGTTLYTVGSVKEIIGVRKYVAVDGGMTDNPRPALYGSRYESMLANKATQEPEEVVSVTGKCCESGDMLLWDVSLPKVESGDILAVSCTGAYNYTMSMNYNRIGRPAVVFVRDGKAAVVVERESLDDLIRNDRIPPYLQR; from the coding sequence TTGAAACTACATGGAACTGCTACCATCAACGAACGGGGAAATCTGGCCATCGGAGGCTGTGATGCCACAGACTTGATCAAGGAGTTTGGCAGCCCCTTGTATGTGATGGATGAAGCCCATCTGCGGGAAAACTGTCGGAAGTACTATCAGGCTTTCAGCGCCTCCGGCGCCGGCGAGGTGCTCTTCGCCTCGAAAGCCTTCATGACCATGGCCATGTGCCGCCTGGTGGAGCAGGAAGGGCTGGGGCTCGACGTCGTCTCCGGCGGCGAACTGTACACGGCCCGTCGCGCCGGCTTTCCCATGGAAAAGGTCTATTTTCACGGCAACAATAAGACGCCGGCTGAGCTGCGGCAGGCGATCGAATACGGTGTCGGCCATATCGTCGTCGACAACCTCTATGAAGCTGACTTGCTGAATGCTATCGCCGGTGAGACGGGCGCTCTGGTGCGGGTGCTCCTTCGCATCACCCCGGGCATCGACTGCCATACCCATGAGTTCGTCCGCACCGGCCAGATCGATTCCAAGTTCGGCTTCACCCTGCCTACCGGTCAGGCCCTTGCCGGTGTGAAAGCCGTCCTGGAGCGCGGCAACCTGATTTACGACGGCCTCCACTGCCACATCGGCTCTCAGATCTTCGAGTTGGAATCCTTCGGCTACGCCGCCGAGGTGATGATGACCTTCATTGACGAGATCCGCCGGGAGACGGGCGTCGAAACGGCTATCCTCAACCTGGGCGGCGGCTTCGGTATCCGCTACACCGAGGCCGACACCCCTGGCGACGTGGCCGAATACGCCCGCATCGTGCTCTCTGCCGTCGCCTTGGAGGCGGAAAAGCGCGGCCTGCCCACACCGAAGGTCCTCGTCGAGCCGGGCCGCTCTATCGTCGCCACGGCGGGCACGACCCTCTACACGGTCGGCTCGGTTAAGGAGATCATCGGCGTCCGCAAGTATGTCGCCGTCGACGGCGGCATGACCGACAACCCCCGTCCGGCCCTCTACGGCTCCCGCTATGAATCGATGCTGGCCAACAAGGCCACCCAAGAGCCCGAAGAGGTCGTCTCTGTCACCGGTAAGTGCTGCGAATCGGGCGACATGCTCCTCTGGGACGTGTCCCTGCCCAAAGTCGAGTCCGGCGATATCCTCGCCGTCTCCTGCACCGGCGCCTACAACTACACCATGTCCATGAACTACAACCGCATCGGTCGCCCTGCCGTGGTCTTTGTCCGCGATGGCAAGGCGGCGGTCGTCGTCGAACGGGAGAGCCTCGATGATCTGATCCGCAACGACCGGATCCCTCCGTACCTGCAACGGTAG